In Juglans regia cultivar Chandler chromosome 13, Walnut 2.0, whole genome shotgun sequence, the following proteins share a genomic window:
- the LOC108988294 gene encoding uncharacterized protein LOC108988294 has translation MNGRRSEDNSFCHVHPKQVVVGVCPLCLNERLLILASNQDHFSSSRSSVRRGQTSKHRKPPITLPKIFALGGSFLSRLEFRHWKYSGNSDHDITSISPEGAFEDSFISIKFGDNGVASWEKNTVSKVSLENCNMSWNNSLTQELTKEAKETKENKTVIEHGKPRASLRWRKRIGHLFQVMRWKRSNKGNVCHVSSKVEGVKVRKGWIRTLTKRKTPTE, from the exons ATGAATGGCCGCAGATCAGAAGACAACTCCTTCTGCCATGTCCATCCCAAACAAGTGGTTGTTGGGGTCTGCCCCTTGTGCCTGAACGAGAGGCTCTTAATCTTGGCCTCAAACCAAGACCACTTTTCCTCCTCTAGAAGCAGCGTCCGAAGAGGCCAGACCTCCAAGCACAGAAAGCCACCCATCACTCTTCCAAAGATCTTTGCTCTCGGAGGCTCTTTTCTCAGTCGTCTCGAGTTCCGGCATTGGAAATATTCCGGCAACTCCGATCATGATATTACCTCCATCAGTCCAGAAGgag CCTTTGAAGACTCATTTATATCAATCAAGTTTGGAGACAACGGCGTAGCTTCTTGGGAGAAGAACACAGTGTCCAAGGTATCTCTAGAGAACTGCAACATGTCCTGGAATAACAGCTTGACCCAAGAATTGACTAAAGAAGCCAAGGAGACAAAGGAGAACAAGACTGTAATAGAGCATGGGAAACCGCGTGCATCGCTTAGGTGGCGGAAGCGGATTGGGCACCTGTTCCAGGTCATGAGATGGAAGAGGTCCAACAAGGGTAATGTGTGCCATGTGAGCAGCAAGGTGGAAGGAGTCAAGGTGAGGAAAGGTTGGATAAGGACTCTGACAAAGAGAAAGACCCCAACGGAATAA